In Labrus mixtus chromosome 9, fLabMix1.1, whole genome shotgun sequence, the DNA window TTCTTTCCATCACACAACCCAACGTCTCTAAAGAGACTGGCTCGACtgaaaatacagaagaagaagaatatgatATTGCAGAGAAAGACGTGATTTCAACAGCAAAAGAAGAGGAATCAGTCAACAGGCTCCTAGCTGAAGACATACAGCGAGATGAACTGAGTAGgctagaggaggaggaggccccAACAATAACCACATTTGATAAAGTTGACAGGGCAGCTGACGAACAAGGTAGCAGCTCTCTTCTAGACCAAGATACACATCAGTCTGAGTTAAATCCCCCGGACTTGTTAGCTGTCAGAGGGATTTCAGATGTAGATGTTTGTGCTAAGGAGTTAGGAATAGCAGAAGATGGGCGaggtgataaaaacaaaactgcagttGCAGTTGAGGATAGGAAAACTGGAGATTTAGAAGTAGAGGAAAACGCTGAGGTTGAACATTCAGTGGAGGTTTTTCCATATTCAGGGTTAGCtgatgtggatgtgtgtgctACAGAGCTTAAAGAAACAGGCAGAACAATGGAAGGAGACAATACACATTTTGTTGAAGAAGTAAGCTCAATATCCAAGCCGGAGAGAACTGTTGAACGTTCATTGTCTGAACCTGAAGGGCCTGAGGGCAATCAAGAAAACGCAGAAGATCAAGCAGAAATAgctgaagaggaaggaggataTACTGAGGATTCTTCTGGGGAAATACATGAAAGTTCAGCTCATATAGAGGGGGGTTTAGACAGTCATACCTCACCAACGGTGGATTCCTTGGTTGAGATAAGCTTTGAAGATGTTCCAGAAGCTCAACAGACTAAAGAGGACGGGGAGAAAAACCCCCAGGAAGAGGATTCAATAGAGGCCTTACAGACTAAAATATTAGAAATGCAACATGAGGAAGATTGTGAGGTTACTGCTGTGGTAACAGACCAAAATATACCTGCTGCACTGGGCCATGGAGAACCGGAGATGGTTGGAACTGAAATGGCAGTTCATTCTGAGGAAGAGGTAATAGAAAGTCAGCATGAGACATCTGATAAAATAGAGAAGGAGCAAGGGAACACAAACGACACCAATTTAAATGAAAGTGACGATGACAAGGATGGAGAAAGTGGTAAAAACATCTTACCACATCAGCTAACCCCAGAGGGGGATGAAGAGAACCTCAAGGGTGAAACCGATCATAAAAATGAAGATAATGAGCAGATAAGTGAAGGTGAATTTCACAAGAATGAGGAGTCTGGGAAAGATGCGGAGAGGTCACATGACCTTGTTGTTGAAGAAGATGAGACTAGAGTTATTCTTGGTGAGGGCAAAGAGGACATACAAACAGGGGGTTACAGTAAAGTGGCGGAGAACATTAACGACAGAAGTGTGGAAAATCTATCATTACAAGTGAGACAGTCAAATACATCATCTCCTGCACTCGAGACGGAGAGTAAAACTTTAGAAGTGAGTGCTCAACTTTTACATGAGGGGAACAAGGAGAGTCAGAGAACACTTGTAGAGCCCCAGCAAGAGGATACAGCGGAAGAAAAAGAGGTCACATTAAAAGAGGAAGCATCACACACGGAGGAACTtgaagaagaaggaaagatgGATGCTTGTGTAGAAGAGAAGAGTGATGCGATGCGTAAAGAGGGAAGAATCAGCCCTATACAAAGTGCAGAACGGCTACCTGATGACCAGCAAGGAGAGAAAAGGCTGATTGGGTCTGAAAAGGACGCTACAGAGCCTGAAGGCAACAGTAGTGACAAGGTACAGTGTGATGCTCCTTCTGTCTACCGTACACTCTTCTACACAACACAGATCAAAACATTGTATTATCATAAAATTTTAAAGGCTTAAACATTATAgatcaacattttttcaaagaGAAAATAGTCCACCTCTGATGGCtgttaaaaacatcacacttCCTCCATTTTTATCAGCAGGCTGAGGGTAGAAATGTTCCGTTTCAGACAGAGGTGTCTTTAGCTGGGCTATAGTCGTCTTTGCTCCCATTCCTGCCTCAGGTAGCCTATATAAATAAACCTTTCAAGGGCAGCTCTGATCAACAGGGGCCCTTTTTCTTCCCCACCTGGACTCTCTTGGGGCAGGTGATTGAGAACATCTCCAAAAGACCTCATTTTCTGCATGACGTATGGTTGCTTGCTCTGTTAAACCTTGCAAGGGCGGCCCGAGGGTCATAATCAAAACCGCCTGAACAGCTTCAGTCTTGTAGTTCACCTCCGACTTTGTTTCTGTTAATATACATGGCTGAACAAAGACGCGTGCTCTGCTGCATGCTCATAAAACTGTAACACTTTGGCTCTGTTAGCGCTGGATCCACACTCCTCTTGGGAGCCGCCGCAGCCTCCACAGATTGGAACCAGATTCACTAATCCATCATCATCAAAGACAGACGGAACAATTTGTCTTGCGAATTAGGCCTTTAACATTTTTACTGCTGTCACAGTTATCCGCGTCTGATGTGTCTGGACCATCAGGGCTCCAAAACACGCGGGGAGGGAGTGTAGGAAGGGGTACTAAGaatgttaccatggtaacctcTCACCATCCTGCTCTCTTTTAGTGTCGTCATGGAATTAATAGGAGATGGTGATGCTGATAGTTGCTATGCACCATCTGTATCAGTCCTCTACCTTAAATAGCAGTTTGTAACCGACTAatttaacagaaaaacagcCCTTTTGTGTTCATACTCGTGCTTACATACGTACGTTACAACATAACATGGGTCAGCCATTCTAACAGTGAGCCAGCTGTAGTGTTTCAGAAGCCTGTTTTCAGTCCGTTTTTTGTACTATTTATTTCACTATTAACAAGTGTCACTATTAACTTAACGCATCTGAGGAGTCTTTCTTGTAAGATGATTAAATCACAGGGACACAATTTCAGCTATAATATTCATCTTTAAATGAGTGTTTAAGATACACTTGTCATTAAGCTGAAGCAAGCATAACTGATTGCATTGTGTATAATTACCATATAGTGGTTGACATTCTTATAAATCAACAACGTGAACTGCTCGGATCTGCCCAAGTGAAACTAGTCGCCATTTGTTCTGGTTTGCAAAAAGTGCAAGAGAGTGTTGGTGTCAGGGATATAACTAGGTTAAATTGAcgttctgtgtttctctccctctccgtctTGTCTCTGTGGCTGGCAGAGGAGTGTGGGCGGCCATACCAGCTGGGATCAGAGGGATGGAGAGGGCTGTTAGCTCACTCTGCCTCTAATAAATTTATAACACCTCCTGGTGTAAAGCAGTCCAAGATGCTtacactgttttgttttcacgCTATTAGTAGAATTTGAAAGTCAGCAATTGTTGTTCTTTGACCATCTGGCTTCTTCATAGTATTTCTTTTGTAGGTCATCTGTTATTGGAGTTTATTGTTTACATTGATTAGTAACACTGCAACTTGAggatttgttttactttctgtgtgtgtggttgtgcctttctgtttgtgtcctaAGTTATATAAGGTCTTCATCATCACGTCATTTGTCTTCAAACTCTCCAACATGAACTAAAATAGTCTGAATAATCAGCCTTTTGAGTTACTGAAGGCTGTGCTTAGTGATTGTTGAGGCGTATTCAAGGTTTGTAACAGGAATGTGAACACAGTAGGTCAGCAGCCTTAATGAGCATGAAAAGATGGAACACACGCTGTCATGTTTGTAGGAggtctctctttccctccctccctctttctctctcctccattcTCTCTGTGACTGTatgtctttctctcactctgtgcGTGAGCGGCTGTTACTGAACATACAGTGATTGTTAGAATGAGCCAGTAAGGCATTTGTATTTTACCGGAGACTCACTTAAAGAGCACTTTGCTTGGTCTGCATAGAAACAGAGGCACAAAAGTCATCCTAGGTAAGCTCACCTGAAGACTGAAGTCATCTTGAGAGAGTGAGACATGGACTGTCACAATGTAAGTAGAAGCTTCACTTCAACTTTTCCAGAAGATTCTTGTCTTTTTTACAGATCAGCTCAGTCGGCAAATTCACATATTAATTTGTAGTCACAGATGATGTTTACTGTGGTTGTCCAGAATCTGCATACAGTAATTTGTGGGTTgctgtttttgcatgttttaccgggttaaatgtgttgatttaaGTGGTAAACTAACCGTAGAAAGTCAGTTAGCCCTTAGGGTTATATAGCTGAACTAGTTTTACACAGCTTTCAAGCTTTTATAATCTTATGTGGGTTATAAAAATGGGTTTTGCATCCGAATATTTCATCAATTTGTGTCAGATCAAGTCTAAAGTCCTTGAGGCAATAAAGACAATAAACGACCCACAGGAAGTGTGTAGCCAGCAACATTAAGTACACCAGTCAGGTATCAttagttctttaaaaaaaaacgctggTTTGTGCTGCTCTGAGAGcagtcagacagagaggctAATGAATGCTGGCTGAACAGGTGGGTGGTCACACTCCTACACTGGAGGGGTTTCACTGGAGACGTGATGCACAGCTTCATCGAGGTGGTGGGAGACAGTGGGCTCTTTCTGTGGGCTGcctttgtttgaaatgtcaatCTGTTTTCTATAAGCAAAGCATGGGGAGTCGCTGATATGTGTTTGCCTCAGATTTTGAAATGCTGTTTACATAACTTGTCGACAGCCTTGGCGCTTTTCCACTGACACTTTGTGACAAGCCAGAATTCATCTTCCACCCACCCGACATTTCCTCCAGGACAGCGGATGCTGTTCACACAGTCACTGGATGAGCTGATGGTTTTGACGACAGCAGCGTTTTCGCTGGGTCATCTTTTTTTGGCACCAGGCTGCAGTGCGAGAAGTTATATTGCTCATTGGAAGCGATGAAAGAGCAGTTTTTAACCATATCTGAAATGTATTggaaaggagaagaaacaaGTTAGAAAtctattacacattttgaatcAGCCTTTTTACACCCACCATTTGTCTTCACAAAATGATGTGTAGTAATGatcaatattttttaatcaatggCAGTTGCTCTGTTTGGAAAACCAAGCTTTTTCTCTGTATGAATTCATGGATATTTTTTCAAAccttttctgtggaaaaaaaaaccagacaaaAACACTGACTCAGACATGCTTTTGCCAGCTGTGTattatacagtctatgacaagaggagaaatggagagaaagaATTGAGGCAATGTGGGTTATTGACCTCCTGAGAGCCTCATAGAAGTCATGTAATAAGGGTGAGCCACTCTGCTACAAGAGCACATCTCTCGCTGTCTGAACGATGGTTTTGAAGCATGTACAAAATATGCTGTTACAGTTTGTCATATGGTCAGAATTCCCCggcaaaaacaaaccttttgaTCATGCAATATAAACCCTTTCTTTATAAACCTCTACCATTTGGGTCGTCCCTGTAGGAGGAGTGCAGCCGgccccaggaggaggaggacatcaTGGACATCCCCCTGGATGACCCCGAGGCTAACAGAGCAGCTGCAAAGATCCAGGCCGGCTTCCGTGGCCACATGACCCGTAAGAAGATGAAGCCGGAGGACAaaacagagggggaggaggtgagCAGCACTGGGGATGTGCTCAACTGCAGCCAGGGGGACACAGGTCAGTTGTGTAGAGCCATGGGGTAAGAGTAGGACGCATAATGCCGTGACAGAGGGCATTATGGATAGTGAGAGTAAGGATACTAACACAGGTTCCCATCAGGAGCTGTGACTACATCAGGTAAGTGATTGAGAGCTTAAGTTACATATTAGAACAGGATAAGTTAGTTAAGTTAAACGTTTAAAGTTTATGTCCTCTTTGGCTTTACAAGTTTCCAATTTGAGATGTCAGATGAGAAAGTTTGTTCTCAGAGCCAACCACAAGAGCATGATGCCGTGACACTAACTGATTTAGCATCTAACACACTTGGAAAAGAAACCATTTAAAAGCCATACATAATTAAATAAACCTATTAGAGCCCTTTATGGGTTATCCCAAGTGTGATTAATGCAGTACATAACTGAGCGACTCGTTTAATCACCCCCATAGGGTCTCCGGCTAGAGATGATTGAGTCTTCAATTACCTCCCCTGTTTAAAAAGGGTTATAAATGATTCTACGAGTGGATGTGCTGCAGCGAAAAGATGTTTGTCAGTGTTCAGTTTACCAGCAAAATGTCAAGCAACATTGTCACGATGGTTAACATGTTTTCctgcttttattattatttttttttacatttggatatttttgtttttggggaTCAGAAAAGTTTAGGAATTGGGTTATTAgcataaaaaaatcattttctgctgtttttttttcttacacagGGTTGTCAGGTGTGTCAAAACAAGTCACTATTGTATTAAGATTCATATTTGACTTCTTGATAGGACTATTCTAATCATATAAAATCGACTTTACAACTCTgacaaacctttaaaatgtcCCCTTGTCCAGCATTGTCTTGGGGATTTGGTCCACACAAGGCACTCTCTTTACTGATTCTTCATAACCCAGTTGCCTACTCCTTGCATCCTTATCTAGGAGATGTATTTATAGCTCCAGGTGCATGAGGTACAAGATACCTTATGCTTCAGAGGGCCTGGCAAGATTAATGGACCTGTCTGACTGTAAGCATCATGGGCACCTCCCATTTGGGGAGACCCCCTTATTCACAGCAATGTTCAGGTTCTGATGTACTTTCAGCTCCTCTACTTTCAAACTTATTAAATACATGATGTAGGAGTAGCAACTTaatataaagttgtttttctaagAGATCACAGTTTTGGGTTAGAGCCTTCAACCTGGACAAAAAAAGTGTGTTCAGAAATCTTTCCTGGTTCCACTGTGCTTAACCCCACCTTCCCTATTTCCCTTTTCAGAGGCAGGAGGATCGGGCGCAGTAGAGAGGGACGACACATCTGTGCCAGAGCAGTGACGTCCCCTGTCCTGACCTGGAAGAAAGAAGAGACAAGTTGGAAGCAAGGTTGTGAGATACGGCTGGCTTTAGCTGGCTGGGCTGGCTTTCAGGCACACCtttttaccacaggaatcaatttattttctgtttgtttttttttcctcaatacAATTTAGCAGTAGAAAATGAAGCGACAGTTTTGAGGGTGTGTTTCGTGTGAAATTTTGTGAACTTTTAACACTCTCTCTGCGTCTCTGCCTCTCCAGCAGTCTCATCAGTAAGGATGTCTTTGACCCAGAATTTGCAACTCACTGCATGTTCTTGTGAAACTTCTGGTAGTGTGCTAGTTTTTAGATGATGATCTGTGAATGTGAAAATGAATGTCCTCATAATGCTAAACAGGGCTTATTTTGGATTGAACTGTTCATACCATCTGTGTATAAATCTTGTTTGCATCAGTGTTACACTAATAGTGGCttaaatgatttgttgttttcgCAGTGTTCTCGGATGTGCTTGTATCTTGACCGTTATGAAACCTATTTGACTTGCTTACAAAAGTGATTAAAACTATAAAAGGGATGTAGCTTTGTATGTtctatttattctttttaactTCATTCAGATTAGAACtgctttgattttctttgtgaTCACACGATGAGTTTaattttttcaatcattttctaTAAATCTGATCTTCCACAACAGTAAGCATGCAGTAATACAGTAatacaccttttctttttcatcccaGATGCATTTGGTAAAGCTTTGCCTTGCAAGGCATTGGTTCAGTAtgctctgttgttgtgttggtggGTTTGACTTTCGAAATCAGGTGTGTGAAAATCCATTGTCAAAGTTTGCAGAGTCGTCATGCTTTAAAACTGATGGAGTAGTACATTGCTGGACTTTGCTGTAGAATCATTGCATTAATAAATCCACCTTATGCtgaaatgtctgttttaaagttCATTCATTCAAGTTGAATAACAGTTTGTATTAAACAGTACCTCTTATGTCGATAGCTGCTGTATGTAATATAGGATCTTTGTACATTGCAACAGGCAGAGCTACTCATGTTCTTTTTGT includes these proteins:
- the spa17 gene encoding aspartic and glutamic acid-rich protein isoform X2, which translates into the protein MSVPFSNTHLRVPRGFGALLEGLSREVLRDQPENIPKYAAEYFDDLLRQREESRIDPAEWAANLEDRFYNNHAFKATGASLEKGPEVTLSKELSYESQTEDESSHSADVSLLSITQPNVSKETGSTENTEEEEYDIAEKDVISTAKEEESVNRLLAEDIQRDELSRLEEEEAPTITTFDKVDRAADEQGSSSLLDQDTHQSELNPPDLLAVRGISDVDVCAKELGIAEDGRGDKNKTAVAVEDRKTGDLEVEENAEVEHSVEVFPYSGLADVDVCATELKETGRTMEGDNTHFVEEVSSISKPERTVERSLSEPEGPEGNQENAEDQAEIAEEEGGYTEDSSGEIHESSAHIEGGLDSHTSPTVDSLVEISFEDVPEAQQTKEDGEKNPQEEDSIEALQTKILEMQHEEDCEVTAVVTDQNIPAALGHGEPEMVGTEMAVHSEEEVIESQHETSDKIEKEQGNTNDTNLNESDDDKDGESGKNILPHQLTPEGDEENLKGETDHKNEDNEQISEGEFHKNEESGKDAERSHDLVVEEDETRVILGEGKEDIQTGGYSKVAENINDRSVENLSLQVRQSNTSSPALETESKTLEVSAQLLHEGNKESQRTLVEPQQEDTAEEKEVTLKEEASHTEELEEEGKMDACVEEKSDAMRKEGRISPIQSAERLPDDQQGEKRLIGSEKDATEPEGNSSDKEECSRPQEEEDIMDIPLDDPEANRAAAKIQAGFRGHMTRKKMKPEDKTEGEERQEDRAQ
- the spa17 gene encoding aspartic and glutamic acid-rich protein isoform X1 — its product is MSVPFSNTHLRVPRGFGALLEGLSREVLRDQPENIPKYAAEYFDDLLRQREESRIDPAEWAANLEDRFYNNHAFKATGASLEKGPEVTLSKELSYESQTEDESSHSADVSLLSITQPNVSKETGSTENTEEEEYDIAEKDVISTAKEEESVNRLLAEDIQRDELSRLEEEEAPTITTFDKVDRAADEQGSSSLLDQDTHQSELNPPDLLAVRGISDVDVCAKELGIAEDGRGDKNKTAVAVEDRKTGDLEVEENAEVEHSVEVFPYSGLADVDVCATELKETGRTMEGDNTHFVEEVSSISKPERTVERSLSEPEGPEGNQENAEDQAEIAEEEGGYTEDSSGEIHESSAHIEGGLDSHTSPTVDSLVEISFEDVPEAQQTKEDGEKNPQEEDSIEALQTKILEMQHEEDCEVTAVVTDQNIPAALGHGEPEMVGTEMAVHSEEEVIESQHETSDKIEKEQGNTNDTNLNESDDDKDGESGKNILPHQLTPEGDEENLKGETDHKNEDNEQISEGEFHKNEESGKDAERSHDLVVEEDETRVILGEGKEDIQTGGYSKVAENINDRSVENLSLQVRQSNTSSPALETESKTLEVSAQLLHEGNKESQRTLVEPQQEDTAEEKEVTLKEEASHTEELEEEGKMDACVEEKSDAMRKEGRISPIQSAERLPDDQQGEKRLIGSEKDATEPEGNSSDKEECSRPQEEEDIMDIPLDDPEANRAAAKIQAGFRGHMTRKKMKPEDKTEGEEVSSTGDVLNCSQGDTEAGGSGAVERDDTSVPEQ
- the spa17 gene encoding neurogranin isoform X4, with product MDCHNEECSRPQEEEDIMDIPLDDPEANRAAAKIQAGFRGHMTRKKMKPEDKTEGEERQEDRAQ
- the spa17 gene encoding neurogranin isoform X3, whose translation is MDCHNEECSRPQEEEDIMDIPLDDPEANRAAAKIQAGFRGHMTRKKMKPEDKTEGEEVSSTGDVLNCSQGDTEAGGSGAVERDDTSVPEQ